From a single Chlorocebus sabaeus isolate Y175 chromosome X, mChlSab1.0.hap1, whole genome shotgun sequence genomic region:
- the LOC119621110 gene encoding uncharacterized protein, protein MWAVGASRWGRLPPARGAAAPNHRISNTGKRGLGHPKPQVSCRSSLVVERPAPIVVSPPLRHRPIPPAPPPTPEPAHSPFVSRGIPLLPIPARDHHRCPLPSIGPGTEDCPPSFADYGPKAHPQGVPPPGRRLLAPLFSRASVGRYAPLAGH, encoded by the coding sequence ATGTGGGCAGTAGGGGCTAGCCGCTGGGGCAGGCTGCCCCCAGCAAGAGGAGCGGCGGCTCCAAACCACAGAATCTCCAACACTGGAAAGCGTGGCCTCGGTCACCCTAAGCCACAGGTATCCTGCCGATCATCGCTTGTGGTGGAGCGCCCGGCGCCAATTGTGGTCAGTCCCCCTCTACGCCACCGTCCGATTCCGCCGGCGCCCCCGCCGACCCCGGAGCCGGCCCACAGCCCCTTCGTCAGCCGAGGCATACCCTTGCTGCCCATCCCAGCCAGGGATCACCACCGCTGCCCTCTACCAAGCATCGGGCCGGGTACCGAGGACTGCCCACCAAGTTTTGCGGACTATGGCCCTAAAGCTCATCCACAAGGAGTTCCTCCACCTGGCCGGCGACTCCTAGCCCCACTGTTCAGCAGGGCCAGTGTGGGACGATATGCTCCACTGGCAGGCCACTGA